A section of the Roseivirga sp. BDSF3-8 genome encodes:
- a CDS encoding UDP-2,3-diacylglucosamine diphosphatase: MYTEHDDVPMGKKIYFASDFHLGAPNKEQSLIREKKIVRWLDSIMHDAYAIYLVGDIFDFWFEYRTVIPKGYVRFKAKLLECLEKGIKVVFFTGNHDMWMFGYFTSEFGIPVHRDPILLLSNDKRLLVGHGDGLGPGDRMYKVLKRIFRNRFCQWAFARLHPNLGIGVATAWSQQSRLSSGGEETFKGDDEWIYTWCKEQETTSHHDYYIFGHRHLPLDLEVSGHSRYINLGEWVTQFTYATFDGRDVSLLTFEE; the protein is encoded by the coding sequence ATGTATACAGAGCACGATGATGTCCCCATGGGGAAAAAAATATACTTTGCATCAGATTTTCACCTTGGAGCACCGAATAAGGAACAGAGCCTGATCCGTGAAAAAAAGATTGTACGCTGGCTGGATAGTATTATGCATGATGCGTATGCTATCTACCTGGTAGGGGACATATTCGATTTTTGGTTTGAGTATCGTACGGTAATACCTAAGGGGTACGTCCGCTTTAAAGCTAAGCTACTGGAGTGTCTGGAGAAGGGCATTAAGGTGGTGTTCTTTACGGGCAATCATGATATGTGGATGTTCGGATACTTTACCTCTGAATTTGGGATACCGGTACACAGAGACCCCATATTATTACTAAGCAATGACAAACGCCTGCTGGTGGGGCATGGAGATGGCCTGGGTCCCGGGGACAGGATGTATAAAGTGTTAAAAAGAATATTCCGTAACCGCTTTTGCCAGTGGGCCTTCGCCAGGTTACACCCTAATCTGGGCATAGGTGTAGCCACGGCCTGGTCACAGCAGAGCCGGCTTAGCAGCGGAGGGGAAGAAACATTCAAAGGTGATGATGAGTGGATTTATACGTGGTGTAAAGAACAGGAGACTACTTCCCACCATGATTATTATATTTTCGGCCACCGTCATCTGCCGCTGGACCTTGAGGTAAGCGGGCATTCGCGTTACATTAACCTGGGTGAGTGGGTGACACAATTCACCTATGCCACCTTTGACGGCAGAGACGTCAGTCTTCTCACTTTTGAGGAGTAA